One region of Xylanimonas ulmi genomic DNA includes:
- a CDS encoding Mrp/NBP35 family ATP-binding protein, which yields MTTLADRVRAALATVVDPEIRRPITDLDMVRSVDVAESGAARAGAAGAGARVRVGVDLTVAGCPLQSTIVRDVTAAVGALDGVASVDVDLGVMTPEQRASLRSRLRGGDGEPVIPFSQPGSLTKVYAIASGKGGVGKSSVTANLAVALAAEGLSVGVVDADIYGFSIPRMLGVSRPPTRVDSMLLPPIAHGVKVVSIGMFVPPGQPVVWRGPMLHRALEQFLADVYWGDLDVLLLDLPPGTGDIAISVAQLLPGSEIVVVTTPQAAAAEVAARAGSIATQTHQGVVGVIENMSWLEQPDGSRLEVFGSGGGERVAASLSEALGTPVPLLGQVPLDPAVREAGDDGTPAVIADPATPGAQVLRDVARTLASRKRGLAGMRLDVTPTRG from the coding sequence ATGACCACGCTCGCCGACCGGGTCCGCGCCGCACTCGCCACCGTCGTCGACCCGGAGATCCGCCGGCCCATCACCGACCTCGACATGGTGCGCTCGGTGGACGTCGCCGAGTCGGGCGCCGCCAGGGCGGGCGCCGCCGGCGCCGGGGCTCGGGTTCGGGTGGGCGTCGACCTCACGGTCGCGGGCTGCCCACTGCAGTCGACCATCGTGCGCGACGTCACCGCCGCGGTCGGCGCGCTCGACGGCGTCGCGTCGGTCGACGTCGACCTCGGCGTCATGACGCCCGAGCAGCGCGCGTCGCTGCGCTCACGGCTGCGCGGCGGCGACGGGGAGCCCGTCATCCCGTTCTCCCAGCCCGGCTCGCTGACCAAGGTGTACGCGATCGCCTCCGGCAAGGGCGGCGTCGGCAAATCCTCCGTGACCGCCAACCTCGCGGTCGCGCTCGCGGCCGAGGGGCTCAGCGTGGGCGTCGTCGACGCCGACATCTACGGCTTCTCGATCCCCCGCATGCTGGGTGTCAGCCGCCCGCCCACGCGTGTCGACTCGATGCTGCTGCCGCCCATCGCGCACGGCGTCAAGGTCGTGTCGATCGGCATGTTCGTCCCGCCCGGCCAGCCCGTCGTGTGGCGTGGGCCCATGCTGCACCGCGCGCTCGAACAGTTCCTCGCCGACGTCTACTGGGGCGACCTCGACGTGCTGCTGCTCGACCTGCCGCCCGGCACGGGCGACATCGCCATCTCGGTCGCGCAGTTGCTGCCCGGCTCCGAGATCGTCGTGGTGACCACACCGCAGGCCGCCGCCGCCGAGGTCGCCGCGCGCGCCGGCTCGATCGCGACGCAGACCCACCAGGGCGTGGTCGGCGTCATCGAGAACATGTCCTGGCTCGAACAGCCCGACGGCTCGCGCCTGGAGGTCTTCGGCTCGGGCGGCGGCGAGCGCGTCGCGGCGTCGCTCTCCGAGGCGCTCGGGACGCCGGTGCCGCTGCTGGGCCAGGTGCCGCTCGACCCCGCCGTGCGCGAGGCCGGCGACGACGGCACACCCGCCGTGATCGCCGACCCCGCGACCCCGGGCGCCCAGGTGCTGCGCGACGTCGCCCGCACGCTCGCCAGCCGCAAGCGCGGCCTGGCGGGCATGCGGCTCGACGTCACGCCGACTCGCGGCTGA
- a CDS encoding DUF1003 domain-containing protein yields MADRLDTPKEARRTLLPRAHRDQDAVGRATEGIARFLGTPRFLIWLTVFCAIWLAWNSWGPVDLRFDKAENGFTALTLMLSLQASYAAPLILLAQNRQDDRDRVTAEQDRQRAERNLADTEYLAREMAALRLALSEVATRDFVRSELRALLEGLEEQRAADAEADESRPRESA; encoded by the coding sequence GTGGCTGACCGGCTCGACACCCCGAAGGAGGCGCGCCGCACGCTGCTGCCGCGCGCGCATCGCGACCAGGACGCCGTCGGGCGGGCGACCGAGGGCATCGCACGGTTCCTCGGCACGCCCCGGTTCCTCATCTGGCTGACAGTGTTCTGCGCGATCTGGCTCGCCTGGAACTCGTGGGGCCCGGTCGACCTGCGGTTCGACAAGGCCGAGAACGGGTTCACCGCGCTCACGCTCATGCTCTCGCTCCAGGCCAGCTACGCCGCCCCCCTGATCCTGCTCGCCCAGAACCGCCAGGACGACCGCGACCGCGTCACGGCCGAGCAGGACCGCCAGCGCGCCGAGCGCAACCTCGCCGACACCGAGTACCTGGCGCGGGAGATGGCGGCGCTGCGCCTGGCGCTGTCCGAGGTCGCCACGCGCGACTTCGTGCGCTCCGAGCTGCGCGCCCTGCTCGAAGGGCTGGAGGAGCAGCGCGCCGCGGACGCCGAGGCGGACGAGTCCCGCCCGCGCGAGTCGGCCTGA
- a CDS encoding magnesium transporter MgtE N-terminal domain-containing protein produces the protein MSASTRVFVARLAGTSVFDPIGDQVGRVRDVVVLVRAKGAPRVVGLVVEVPGRRRVFLPMTRVTSIDAGQVLSTGLVNLRRFEQRAMESLVLGELLDRTVTMRDGSGDVGIEDVSIARQRNGDWLVDQLFVRRREPGRSTLGLRRRGATLVVPIDAVSTLAVGAPGQGAAALLEAYEGLRPADLADVLHELGGTRRLEVAAALDNDRLADVLEELPEDDQVAILSGLETGRAADVLEAMEPDDAADLLHELPDAQATRLLDLMEPDEAEDVRRLLAYDEDTAGGMMTSEPVILGPEMTIASALAQIRKQDLPPALASVVFVARPPLETPTGRFLGVAHFQRLLREPPHAAVGSVLDTDSAWLTPDAPLGRVTRLLAAYDLLALPVLDDGKRLLGAVSVDDVLDHLLPDDWRESHDERLTQATADRGAPEDVVRRG, from the coding sequence GTGAGCGCCAGCACCCGCGTGTTCGTCGCGCGCCTCGCCGGGACCTCGGTCTTCGACCCCATCGGAGACCAGGTGGGCCGCGTGCGCGACGTCGTCGTCCTGGTCCGCGCCAAGGGCGCGCCCCGCGTCGTCGGACTCGTGGTCGAGGTTCCCGGGCGGCGTCGCGTGTTCCTGCCCATGACCCGGGTGACCAGCATCGACGCGGGCCAGGTGCTGTCGACCGGCCTGGTCAACCTGCGCCGCTTCGAGCAGCGCGCCATGGAGTCGCTCGTGCTGGGCGAACTGCTCGACCGCACCGTGACGATGCGCGACGGCTCGGGCGACGTCGGCATCGAGGACGTCTCGATCGCGCGCCAGCGCAACGGCGACTGGCTGGTGGACCAGCTGTTCGTGCGCCGTCGCGAGCCCGGCCGATCGACGTTGGGGCTGCGGCGGCGCGGCGCGACTCTCGTCGTGCCGATCGACGCCGTCTCGACGCTCGCGGTCGGGGCGCCGGGCCAGGGCGCGGCCGCGCTGCTCGAGGCGTACGAGGGCCTGCGGCCCGCCGACCTCGCCGACGTGCTGCACGAGCTCGGCGGCACGCGCCGCCTCGAGGTCGCCGCGGCGCTCGACAACGACCGCCTCGCCGACGTCCTGGAGGAGCTGCCCGAGGACGACCAGGTGGCGATCCTCTCGGGCCTGGAGACCGGGCGCGCCGCCGACGTGCTGGAGGCCATGGAGCCCGACGACGCCGCCGACCTGCTGCACGAGCTGCCCGACGCGCAGGCCACCCGCCTGCTCGACCTCATGGAGCCCGACGAGGCCGAGGACGTGCGCCGTCTGCTCGCCTACGACGAGGACACCGCGGGCGGCATGATGACGAGCGAGCCGGTCATCCTCGGCCCCGAGATGACGATCGCCTCGGCGCTCGCGCAGATCCGCAAGCAGGACCTGCCGCCCGCGCTCGCCTCCGTGGTGTTCGTGGCCCGCCCGCCGCTGGAGACCCCGACGGGCCGGTTCCTCGGCGTCGCACACTTCCAGCGGCTGCTGCGCGAGCCCCCGCACGCCGCCGTCGGCTCCGTGCTCGACACCGACTCCGCATGGCTGACCCCGGACGCGCCGCTGGGCCGCGTCACGCGCCTGCTCGCCGCCTACGACCTGCTCGCGCTGCCCGTGCTCGACGACGGCAAACGGCTGCTCGGCGCCGTCTCCGTCGACGACGTGCTCGACCACCTGCTGCCGGACGACTGGCGTGAGTCGCACGACGAGCGGCTCACGCAGGCCACCGCCGACCGCGGGGCGCCCGAGGATGTGGTGCGACGTGGCTGA
- a CDS encoding general stress protein gives MSFARPQPVPRVPTPPQGDEVAAFSTYLEAQQAVDYLSDQKFPVQAVTIVGTDLKMVERVTGRLSYRRVAIAGAGSGAWFGLFVGLLLSLWGGGRAANGVVFIGIALGAGFGLLFSVLSYALTGGRRDFTSQSQIVATTYAILCAAESAGEARSLLRQSPNGLGKARAAAPAAPSAPTGPYGAPAPTPTPTRAPDPRWTTPTGEPRYGAMLPTPQDPAPTAPTPPAQPPAPQAPPTPPTSGDQPSVTPPQDPYAPPQDPRQQR, from the coding sequence ATGAGCTTCGCCCGACCCCAGCCTGTGCCCCGCGTGCCTACGCCACCCCAGGGAGACGAGGTCGCCGCCTTCTCGACCTACCTCGAGGCGCAGCAGGCCGTCGACTACCTCTCCGACCAGAAGTTCCCGGTCCAGGCGGTGACCATCGTGGGCACCGACCTCAAGATGGTCGAGCGTGTGACCGGACGCCTGAGCTATCGGCGGGTCGCGATCGCCGGCGCCGGGTCGGGCGCCTGGTTCGGCCTCTTCGTTGGCCTGTTGCTGTCGCTGTGGGGCGGTGGCCGCGCCGCCAACGGTGTCGTGTTCATCGGCATCGCGCTCGGCGCCGGCTTCGGCCTGCTGTTCTCCGTGCTGTCCTACGCGCTGACGGGCGGGCGGCGCGACTTCACCTCGCAGTCGCAGATCGTCGCGACGACGTACGCGATCCTGTGCGCGGCCGAGTCGGCGGGCGAGGCCCGGTCGCTGCTGCGTCAGTCGCCCAACGGGCTCGGCAAGGCGCGCGCCGCGGCGCCCGCCGCCCCGAGCGCGCCGACCGGGCCCTACGGTGCCCCCGCGCCGACCCCGACCCCGACGAGGGCCCCCGACCCGCGCTGGACCACGCCGACGGGCGAGCCGCGTTACGGCGCGATGCTTCCGACGCCGCAGGATCCCGCGCCGACCGCGCCGACGCCGCCTGCGCAGCCGCCCGCCCCGCAGGCTCCGCCGACGCCGCCCACGTCGGGCGACCAGCCGTCGGTCACCCCGCCGCAGGACCCCTACGCCCCGCCGCAGGACCCGCGCCAGCAGCGCTGA
- a CDS encoding aminopeptidase P family protein produces the protein MSDTHPTNGPADAAGAEAPTGETKPSDHRNRPRSRAFVDFITSQWAPRADLGVTASAAAPFTSARRARLSGQFPGARLVIPAGPLKVRSNDTDYRFRPHSAFAHLTGLGADQEPDAVLVLHPARDGEGDVGPDGPTGHHAVLYVRPLAARDTEEFYADSRYGEFWVGARPSLEDVTTLTGVEARHVDELRDALAKDIGAGVTLLVVTGADETIETLVESLRAEAGQDVTEDASAGEAAVEGRELTDEALVRATSELRLVKDALEVEQLREAVDRTIEGFVEVVRALPRAVAHRRGERVIETTFDAHARLEGNAVGYETIAAAGEHATTLHWISNDGQVREGDLVLLDAGVEVDSLYTADVTRTLPVSGTFSQVQRRVYQAVLDAADAAFAVARPGARFLDVHEAAMRVIAARLEEWGLLPDGVTAEVALTPEGQQHRRWMVHGTSHHLGLDVHDCAQARRELYQDGVLEPGMVFTIEPGLYFKADDLAVPPEYRGIGVRIEDDVLVTGDGNENLSAALPREPGAVEEWMRSLRG, from the coding sequence ATGAGCGACACTCACCCCACGAACGGCCCGGCCGACGCCGCCGGCGCCGAGGCCCCGACCGGCGAGACAAAGCCCAGCGACCACCGCAACCGGCCGCGCTCGCGGGCCTTCGTCGACTTCATCACCTCGCAGTGGGCGCCGCGCGCCGACCTGGGCGTGACGGCGTCGGCGGCCGCGCCCTTCACCTCCGCCCGCCGCGCCCGCCTGAGCGGGCAGTTCCCGGGCGCGCGCCTGGTGATCCCCGCCGGGCCGCTCAAGGTGCGCTCGAACGACACCGACTACCGCTTCCGGCCGCACTCGGCGTTCGCGCACCTGACTGGCCTGGGCGCCGATCAGGAGCCCGACGCCGTCCTGGTGCTGCACCCGGCGCGCGACGGCGAGGGCGACGTCGGCCCCGACGGGCCCACGGGCCACCACGCGGTGCTGTACGTGCGCCCGCTCGCCGCGCGCGACACCGAGGAGTTCTACGCCGACTCGCGATACGGCGAGTTCTGGGTGGGCGCGCGCCCCTCGCTCGAGGACGTCACGACGCTCACGGGCGTCGAGGCGCGGCACGTCGACGAGCTGCGCGACGCGCTCGCCAAGGACATCGGCGCGGGCGTCACGCTGCTCGTGGTGACCGGCGCCGACGAGACCATCGAGACGCTGGTCGAGTCCCTGCGCGCCGAGGCCGGCCAGGACGTGACCGAGGACGCGAGCGCGGGTGAGGCCGCTGTCGAGGGGCGCGAGCTCACCGACGAGGCCCTGGTGCGCGCCACGAGCGAGCTGCGCCTGGTCAAGGACGCCCTGGAGGTCGAGCAGCTGCGCGAGGCCGTGGACCGCACCATCGAGGGCTTCGTCGAGGTGGTCCGCGCCCTGCCGCGCGCCGTCGCGCACCGCCGCGGCGAGCGCGTCATCGAGACGACGTTCGACGCGCACGCCCGGCTTGAGGGCAACGCCGTCGGCTACGAGACCATCGCGGCGGCGGGCGAGCACGCCACCACGCTGCACTGGATCTCCAACGACGGCCAGGTGCGCGAGGGCGACCTCGTGCTGCTCGACGCCGGTGTCGAGGTCGACTCGCTGTACACGGCCGACGTCACGCGCACCCTGCCGGTCAGCGGCACGTTCAGCCAGGTGCAGCGCCGCGTCTACCAGGCGGTGCTCGACGCCGCCGACGCCGCGTTCGCCGTCGCGCGCCCGGGCGCCCGGTTCCTCGACGTGCACGAGGCCGCGATGCGCGTCATCGCCGCGCGCCTTGAGGAGTGGGGGCTGCTGCCCGACGGCGTCACGGCCGAGGTCGCGTTGACGCCCGAGGGCCAGCAGCACCGCCGGTGGATGGTGCACGGCACCTCGCACCACCTGGGCCTTGACGTGCACGACTGCGCGCAGGCGCGCCGCGAGCTGTACCAGGACGGCGTGCTCGAGCCGGGCATGGTGTTCACGATCGAGCCGGGCCTGTACTTCAAGGCCGACGACCTGGCCGTCCCGCCGGAGTACCGCGGCATCGGCGTGCGCATCGAGGACGACGTGCTCGTGACGGGCGACGGCAACGAGAACCTGTCGGCCGCGCTGCCGCGTGAGCCGGGCGCCGTCGAGGAGTGGATGCGGTCCCTGCGGGGCTGA
- a CDS encoding alpha/beta fold hydrolase, whose product MGIEPAVVFVHGMRTSSAIWDRQLEHVRDAGYDAVAVDLPAHGERRDERFTLPGAFDVIDDAVATFAADRPIALVGLSLGGYTTLAYAARDAALHQAGATREPTRLAGVVAAACCSDPKGKPVALFRDVAHVTVAGASAARRQARAASARWRAALRGQGSRAGGSDVAALLGGTVAVGPFRPGWDVVTDALTHLAGHSSVADVRAARVPVWLVNGSRDHLRLQEQRHLAAAYQGALVVVPGAGHDVNTDAPDAFNRVLTRALRDFRRP is encoded by the coding sequence ATGGGGATTGAGCCGGCCGTCGTCTTCGTGCACGGCATGCGTACGTCGTCGGCCATCTGGGACCGGCAGCTTGAGCACGTGCGCGACGCCGGGTACGACGCCGTGGCGGTCGACCTGCCGGCGCACGGGGAGCGCCGCGACGAGCGGTTCACGCTGCCGGGCGCGTTCGACGTCATCGACGACGCCGTCGCCACGTTCGCCGCCGACCGCCCCATCGCCCTCGTCGGCCTGAGCCTCGGCGGGTACACGACCCTCGCCTACGCCGCGCGCGACGCCGCGCTGCACCAGGCGGGCGCGACCCGCGAGCCGACGCGGCTGGCCGGTGTGGTGGCCGCGGCGTGCTGCTCGGACCCCAAGGGCAAGCCCGTCGCGCTCTTCCGCGACGTCGCGCACGTCACGGTCGCGGGGGCGTCCGCGGCCCGGCGGCAGGCCCGCGCGGCGTCGGCGCGCTGGCGGGCCGCGCTGCGCGGCCAGGGCTCGCGCGCCGGCGGCTCCGACGTCGCGGCGCTGCTGGGCGGCACCGTGGCCGTCGGCCCCTTCCGGCCCGGCTGGGATGTGGTGACGGACGCGCTGACGCATCTGGCCGGGCACTCCTCGGTCGCCGACGTGCGCGCCGCGCGCGTGCCGGTGTGGCTGGTCAACGGCTCACGCGACCACCTGCGGCTACAGGAGCAGCGGCACCTGGCCGCCGCCTACCAGGGCGCGCTCGTCGTGGTGCCGGGCGCCGGCCACGACGTCAACACGGACGCCCCCGACGCGTTCAACCGTGTGCTCACGCGCGCGCTGCGCGACTTCCGCCGCCCCTGA
- a CDS encoding PHP domain-containing protein encodes MIDLHTHSTASDGTDAPGRVVEAAAAAGLTVVALTDHDTAAGWAEAERAAARTGVALVRGAEISTVSDRVSVHLLAYLHDPEHPALLAELERTRASRLTRLETMAALLGEDYPITWDDVRAQTGEGATVGRPHLADALVAAGVVDSRDEAFATMLRPGTRYYVPHAAPDTLDAVRAVRAAGGVPVLAHPGASQRGRVVSEERIEELAASGLAGLEADHRDHDAATRARMRDVARALGLVVTGSSDYHGAGKPNRLGENTTSAHALAQIEEQGAMDVLWPERAR; translated from the coding sequence GTGATCGACCTGCACACCCACTCCACGGCGTCGGACGGCACCGACGCACCGGGCAGGGTCGTCGAGGCTGCGGCCGCCGCCGGGCTCACCGTCGTCGCGCTCACCGACCATGACACGGCCGCGGGCTGGGCCGAGGCGGAGCGGGCCGCCGCGCGCACCGGCGTCGCGCTGGTGCGCGGCGCCGAGATCTCCACGGTCAGCGACCGGGTCAGCGTCCACCTGTTGGCCTACCTGCACGACCCCGAGCATCCCGCGCTGCTCGCCGAGCTGGAGCGCACGCGCGCCTCGCGCCTGACGCGCCTGGAGACGATGGCCGCGCTGCTGGGCGAGGACTACCCGATCACCTGGGACGACGTGCGCGCCCAGACGGGCGAGGGCGCCACCGTGGGCCGCCCGCACCTGGCCGACGCGCTGGTCGCCGCGGGCGTCGTCGACTCGCGCGACGAGGCGTTCGCCACCATGCTGCGGCCCGGCACCCGGTACTACGTGCCGCACGCGGCGCCCGACACCCTGGACGCGGTGCGCGCCGTGCGCGCCGCGGGTGGCGTGCCCGTTCTCGCGCACCCGGGCGCGTCGCAGCGCGGACGCGTGGTGTCCGAGGAGCGGATCGAGGAGCTCGCCGCCTCGGGGCTCGCGGGCCTGGAGGCCGATCACCGCGACCACGACGCCGCCACACGGGCGCGGATGCGCGACGTCGCGCGCGCGCTCGGGCTGGTGGTGACGGGGTCAAGCGACTACCACGGGGCGGGCAAACCGAACCGCCTCGGCGAGAACACGACGTCGGCGCACGCGCTGGCGCAGATCGAGGAGCAAGGGGCGATGGACGTGCTGTGGCCGGAGCGGGCGCGATGA
- a CDS encoding MarC family protein has protein sequence MSAILDVTLFTEVFVTLFVIMDPPGTVPVFLALTSRMTPKQRNRASRQAILVAFGVVVVFGALGQQVLQYMGISLPALQASGGLLLLFVAMELLTGKAENPEPAKGGSVNVALVPLGTPLLAGPGVIVATMVFVQQKTDAADSMAAHWTAIVLGVIAVHVCTYLAMRFANVIQRVLRESGVTLITRIAGLLLAAIAIQMIADAVTAFVRAA, from the coding sequence ATGAGCGCGATCCTCGACGTCACGTTGTTCACCGAGGTGTTCGTGACGCTGTTCGTCATCATGGACCCGCCAGGCACGGTGCCGGTGTTCCTCGCGCTGACCTCGCGCATGACGCCCAAGCAGCGCAACCGGGCCTCGCGCCAGGCGATCCTCGTGGCGTTCGGCGTCGTCGTGGTGTTCGGCGCGCTGGGCCAGCAGGTGCTGCAGTACATGGGCATCTCACTGCCCGCGCTGCAGGCCTCGGGCGGGCTGCTGCTGCTGTTCGTCGCGATGGAGCTGCTGACGGGCAAGGCCGAGAACCCCGAGCCGGCCAAGGGCGGGTCGGTCAACGTCGCGCTCGTGCCGCTGGGCACGCCGCTGCTGGCGGGGCCCGGCGTCATCGTCGCGACCATGGTGTTCGTCCAGCAGAAGACCGACGCGGCCGATTCGATGGCCGCGCACTGGACGGCGATCGTGCTGGGCGTCATCGCGGTGCACGTGTGCACCTACCTCGCGATGCGGTTCGCCAACGTGATCCAGCGGGTGCTGCGCGAGTCGGGGGTCACACTCATCACGCGCATCGCGGGTCTGCTGCTCGCCGCGATCGCGATCCAGATGATCGCGGACGCCGTCACGGCGTTCGTCCGGGCGGCGTAG
- a CDS encoding DUF1905 domain-containing protein has translation MEYRFTAALWQSQGRSVSWWFVTVPPEVSDELAELPLPPRGFGSIKVTATIGATTWSTSVFPSDARRGYILPVKKSVRAAENVADGASVDVVLVPVR, from the coding sequence ATGGAGTACCGGTTTACGGCGGCGTTGTGGCAGTCGCAGGGGCGCAGCGTGTCCTGGTGGTTCGTGACCGTGCCGCCCGAGGTGTCCGACGAGCTCGCGGAGCTGCCGCTGCCGCCGCGCGGGTTCGGGTCGATCAAGGTGACCGCCACGATCGGGGCGACCACCTGGTCGACGTCGGTGTTCCCGAGCGACGCGCGCCGCGGCTACATCCTGCCGGTCAAGAAGTCCGTGCGGGCCGCCGAGAACGTCGCCGACGGCGCGAGCGTCGACGTCGTCCTCGTCCCGGTACGGTAG
- a CDS encoding DEAD/DEAH box helicase: MTTEQTSGAATALASPNSTKAHHAASSIQRQDVSFADFGVKSEIVDALAAIGITHPFPIQAMTLPVAMQGHDIIGQAKTGTGKTLGFGVPLLNRVVAPGEDGWDDLVAPGKPQAVVVAPTRELAVQVAGDLATASAKRPSLRVVQIYGGRAYEPQIEQLKAGAEVVVGTPGRMVDLLNQGHLSLLRAATVVLDEADEMLDLGFLPDVEKILSRLPAKRHTMLFSATMPGAVVSMARRYMSQPTHIRAADPDDEGATVKNITQFVYRAHALDKVEVLARLLQAEGRGRTIVFARTKRTAAKVSDELRDRGFAAGAIHGDLGQGAREQALRALRHGNIDVLVATDVAARGIDVDDVTHVVNYQCPEDERTYLHRVGRTGRAGNKGTAVTFVDWDDMPRWSLIDKALETGHPEPVETYSTSPHLFSDLSIPEGTKGRLPRERRTLAGLDAERLEDLGETGKRSSGGSRDGARSGGSRSGAPRSGGSRGAGGRDAGRGRSRSGARDGDATSSDAAASASGATSGAPSSTAGEAGDAERRRSRTRRRTRGGRPADATSPTPPADA, translated from the coding sequence GTGACCACAGAGCAGACCTCGGGCGCCGCGACGGCGCTCGCCTCACCCAACTCCACCAAGGCCCACCACGCGGCCTCCTCCATCCAACGGCAGGACGTCTCGTTCGCCGACTTCGGCGTCAAGTCCGAGATCGTCGACGCGCTCGCCGCCATCGGCATCACCCACCCGTTCCCCATCCAGGCGATGACGCTGCCCGTGGCCATGCAGGGCCACGACATCATCGGGCAGGCCAAGACCGGCACCGGCAAGACGCTGGGCTTCGGCGTGCCGCTGCTCAACCGCGTCGTCGCGCCGGGCGAGGACGGCTGGGACGACCTGGTCGCGCCCGGCAAGCCGCAGGCCGTCGTCGTCGCCCCCACGCGCGAGCTCGCCGTGCAGGTGGCCGGCGACCTGGCCACCGCGAGCGCCAAGCGCCCCAGCCTGCGTGTCGTGCAGATCTACGGCGGGCGCGCCTACGAGCCGCAGATCGAGCAGCTCAAGGCGGGCGCCGAGGTCGTCGTCGGCACCCCCGGGCGCATGGTCGACCTGCTCAACCAGGGCCACCTGTCGCTGCTGCGCGCCGCGACCGTGGTGCTCGACGAGGCCGACGAGATGCTCGACCTGGGCTTCCTGCCCGACGTCGAGAAGATCCTGTCGCGCCTGCCCGCCAAGCGGCACACCATGCTGTTCTCCGCGACGATGCCCGGCGCCGTCGTGTCGATGGCGCGCCGCTACATGTCGCAGCCCACGCACATCCGTGCGGCCGACCCCGACGACGAGGGCGCGACCGTCAAGAACATCACCCAGTTCGTCTACCGCGCGCACGCGCTCGACAAGGTCGAGGTGCTGGCGCGGCTGCTGCAGGCCGAGGGCCGCGGGCGCACCATCGTGTTCGCGCGCACCAAGCGCACGGCCGCCAAGGTGAGCGACGAGCTGCGCGACCGCGGCTTCGCCGCCGGGGCGATCCACGGCGACCTGGGCCAGGGCGCGCGGGAGCAGGCGCTGCGCGCGCTGCGCCACGGAAACATCGACGTGCTGGTCGCCACCGACGTCGCGGCTCGCGGCATCGACGTCGACGACGTCACGCACGTCGTCAACTACCAGTGCCCCGAGGACGAGCGCACCTACCTGCACCGCGTGGGCCGCACGGGCCGCGCGGGCAACAAGGGCACCGCGGTCACGTTCGTCGACTGGGACGACATGCCGCGCTGGTCGCTCATCGACAAGGCGCTGGAGACGGGCCACCCGGAGCCCGTCGAGACGTACTCGACGTCGCCGCACCTGTTCTCCGACCTGTCCATCCCCGAGGGCACCAAGGGACGCCTGCCCCGCGAGCGGCGCACGCTCGCCGGCCTCGACGCCGAGCGGCTTGAGGACCTGGGTGAGACGGGCAAGCGTTCGTCGGGCGGCTCGCGGGACGGGGCACGCTCGGGTGGCTCACGCTCGGGCGCCCCGCGTTCGGGCGGCTCGCGCGGCGCCGGTGGGCGTGACGCCGGCCGCGGCCGCTCGCGCTCGGGCGCGCGCGACGGTGACGCGACGTCGTCGGACGCCGCGGCGAGCGCGTCAGGCGCCACGTCGGGCGCGCCGTCGAGCACGGCCGGCGAGGCGGGCGACGCCGAGCGCCGCCGCTCGCGCACCCGCCGTCGCACCCGCGGCGGCCGCCCCGCCGACGCGACGTCACCCACGCCCCCCGCCGACGCCTGA
- a CDS encoding ferritin-like fold-containing protein, translating into MSEQPTVAHDVVRRAGDGPFLEVTGLAAYVRLGLFGLIGAHTWDAPDLASAQRMVTIGLRVGEQQRALLAIGAAHGVEPVALMAPFAGVLDSFEARTAESTWWEGLLKGVVGHGVASDLCRLLARGLPSGLAAEVGAAMAYHDDDERSTAIIRAGVDADERLASRLALWGRRVVGESLSLSQTLLVTRPSFGVLAQAVTPSDADTDDGDAAPAGAVAWVLSELTAEHTRRMDRMGLAA; encoded by the coding sequence ATGAGCGAGCAGCCCACGGTGGCCCACGACGTCGTGCGCCGCGCGGGAGACGGCCCGTTCCTGGAGGTCACAGGCCTGGCGGCCTACGTGCGGCTGGGTCTTTTCGGCCTCATCGGCGCGCACACCTGGGATGCCCCCGACCTGGCCTCGGCGCAGCGCATGGTGACGATCGGTCTGCGGGTCGGCGAGCAGCAGCGCGCGCTGCTGGCCATCGGCGCGGCCCACGGCGTCGAGCCGGTCGCGCTCATGGCGCCGTTCGCCGGGGTGCTCGACTCCTTCGAGGCGCGCACGGCCGAGTCGACCTGGTGGGAGGGCCTGCTCAAGGGCGTCGTGGGGCACGGTGTGGCCAGCGACCTGTGCCGGCTGCTCGCCCGCGGGCTGCCGTCGGGCCTGGCCGCCGAGGTCGGCGCCGCGATGGCGTACCACGACGACGACGAGCGCTCGACGGCGATCATCCGCGCCGGCGTCGACGCCGACGAGCGGCTCGCCTCGCGCTTGGCCCTGTGGGGCCGGCGCGTCGTCGGCGAGTCGCTCTCGCTGTCGCAGACGCTGCTGGTGACGCGGCCATCGTTCGGCGTGCTGGCTCAGGCCGTGACGCCGTCGGACGCGGACACGGACGACGGCGACGCCGCACCCGCAGGCGCTGTGGCCTGGGTGCTGTCGGAGCTCACGGCCGAGCACACGCGGCGCATGGACCGCATGGGGCTCGCCGCGTAG
- a CDS encoding DUF3107 domain-containing protein produces MEVTIGVQNLPRELTLETDLTADEVAETLKKALADGGVLELTDTRGRRVIVPTATIGYIEVGPEETRRVGFGSL; encoded by the coding sequence GTGGAAGTCACGATCGGTGTGCAGAACCTGCCGCGCGAGCTGACCCTGGAGACCGACCTGACCGCCGACGAGGTCGCCGAGACGCTGAAGAAGGCGCTCGCCGACGGCGGCGTGCTCGAGCTCACCGACACACGCGGGCGTCGCGTCATCGTGCCGACGGCGACCATCGGCTACATCGAGGTGGGGCCGGAGGAGACGCGCCGCGTCGGGTTCGGCTCACTGTGA